Proteins found in one Cheilinus undulatus linkage group 9, ASM1832078v1, whole genome shotgun sequence genomic segment:
- the yars2 gene encoding tyrosine--tRNA ligase, mitochondrial, whose amino-acid sequence MAASMARSCRYASRHGLCFVPRLISLSHTLKSKFHFSSSVRTGLLFSLNKRGILKESFPDNAAQDQLPKLLQSGAQTVYCGFDPTADSLHVGNLLAIIGLLHFRNAGHHVLAVLGGATAQIGDPSGKTRERERLSPDTVAVNTRSIRESLHRIFTNHELHFNDSSKKLGTFTVLNNISWYKNCSVVGFLAENGRHFRMGTMLSRHSVQSRLKSTDGMSLTEFTYQVFQAYDFHHLNQVYGCRIQLGGTDQLGNLMSGHDFIQKVSGEAVYGLTMPLVTSSVGDKLGKTEGNAVWLNRDKTSPFELYQFFLRQPDASVEGYLKLFTFIPQAEIERLMEQQREEPGKRVAHKRLAAEVTKLVHGKEGLESAKRCTKALYHSSVQALEEMSDEELQELFREAPFHELLLEPGTTVLDACRRVNAIPEGPKGYRMVSEGAVWINHSRTDNPEQVLIPKIHILSNGLTLLRVGKRNFSIIKWLSL is encoded by the exons ATGGCGGCCTCCATGGCGCGGAGTTGCCGTTATGCATCGCGGCATGGACTTTGTTTTGTACCCAGACTGATAAGTCTTTCCCACACACTTAAGTCTAAGTTTCACTTTTCCTCTTCTGTACGTACTGGGCTACTGTTTTCTCTAAATAAACGCGGTATCTTGAAGGAGTCTTTCCCAGATAACGCAGCTCAGGACCAGCTCCCAAAGCTACTCCAGTCCGGTGCTCAGACTGTTTACTGCGGCTTTGACCCCACAGCCGACAGCCTCCATGTGGGAAACTTGCTCGCTATCATCGGCCTGCTTCACTTCCGTAACGCCGGGCACCACGTACTCGCTGTGCTCGGAGGGGCCACGGCTCAGATCGGGGACCCGAGCGGCAAAACCAGAGAGAGGGAGCGGCTTTCCCCGGACACTGTGGCGGTGAACACCCGCAGCATCCGGGAGAGCCTTCACAGGATTTTTACCAACCACGAACTGCACTTTAACGACAGCTCAAAGAAGCTGGGGACGTTTACTGTACTGAACAACATCAGCTGGTATAAGAACTGCAGCGTGGTGGGCTTCCTAGCAGAGAATGGGAGACACTTCAGGATGGGAACCATGCTGAGCCGGCACAGTGTGCAGTCCAGGTTGAAGAGTACAGACGGTATGAGCCTGACTGAGTTCACTTACCAGGTGTTCCAGGCTTATGACTTCCACCACTTGAACCAAGTGTACGGCTGCAGGATCCAGTTAGGGGGCACGGACCAGCTGGGCAATCTGATGTCCGGCCATGACTTCATTCAAAA AGTAAGCGGCGAGGCGGTGTATGGCCTGACCATGCCACTGGTGACCAGTTCTGTAGGAGACAAGCTGGGGAAGACAGAAGGCAACGCTGTGTGGCTTAACAGAGACAAGACGTCTCCTTTTGAGCTCTATCAGTTCTTCCTCCGACAGCCTGACGCCAGTGTGGAGGG atatctgaaGCTGTTCACCTTCATTCCTCAAGCAGAGATTGAGAGGTTGatggagcagcagagagaggagccaGGTAAAAGGGTCGCACACAAACGGCTGGCTGCAGAGGTGACAAAACTGGTGCATGGAAAGGAAGGTCTCGAGAGCGcaaaaag GTGTACCAAAGCTCTGTACCACAGCAGCGTGCAGGCTTTGGAGGAAATGAGTGACGAGGAGCTGCAGGAGCTCTTCAGAGAAGCTCCCTTTCATGAGCTGCTGCTGGAACCTGGAACCACGGTTTTAGATGCATGCCGCAGGGTCAACGCCATCCCAGAGGGACCCAAAGG GTATCGGATGGTTTCAGAAGGAGCTGTATGGATTAACCACAGTCGAACTGACAATCCAGAGCAAGTGCTGATACCAAAAATCCACATCCTTTCCAACGGACTGACTTTACTCCGAGTGGGGAAGAGGAATTTTTCTATCATCAAGTGGCTTAGTCTCTGA